In the genome of Porphyrobacter sp. ULC335, one region contains:
- a CDS encoding sigma-54-dependent transcriptional regulator, which produces MDCLPQAQEDARIVMLIDDEPAQSRLITAIAARDGWRTIVAPDAETAIAMLGTREGMQLSAILLDQWVPGDDACALIAELKSRRPALPILMLTTSASPLLAVEAMRAGASDYLVKPVSPDRLMEALRTVTTRESPRDELAPLTEKMSASLDFDAMIGTAPQFRAALAQAAKAARGHGHVLIEGETGTGKEMLMRAMHGASPRAKDPLRIVSLASVPLGSVDSVLFGHEPGSFPGAFDRQIGAFQHCDGGTLILDEIDRLSPVLQQRLAEALDSGIIRPVGASYGFRVDVRLLVTSNVGLDRMVAAGQFDAGLAARLAATRIVLPPLRDRTGDIPALTRHFLARIGEQPGLNHLSVSDSALALLAAYDWPGNVRQLQSVLFRAAVYCEGNSLTADSFPQLCEMLGEQGSVTVASAHEGVGVMLYTPDGNLRPLEEIEADVIRLAIGHYRGRMTEVARRLGIGRSTLYRKLSDLGIDNAA; this is translated from the coding sequence ATGGATTGCCTCCCCCAGGCGCAGGAAGACGCGCGAATCGTCATGCTGATTGACGATGAACCCGCGCAGTCCCGGCTCATTACCGCAATTGCCGCGCGCGATGGCTGGCGCACGATTGTCGCCCCCGATGCCGAAACCGCGATCGCGATGCTCGGCACGCGCGAAGGGATGCAGCTTTCCGCGATCCTGCTCGATCAATGGGTGCCGGGCGATGACGCCTGCGCGCTGATTGCCGAATTGAAATCCCGCCGCCCTGCCCTGCCGATCCTGATGCTGACTACCAGCGCCTCGCCATTGCTGGCGGTCGAAGCGATGCGGGCGGGCGCAAGCGATTACCTCGTCAAACCCGTCTCCCCCGACCGGTTGATGGAAGCTCTGCGCACGGTCACCACCCGCGAATCCCCGCGTGACGAACTCGCCCCGCTGACCGAGAAAATGTCGGCCAGCCTCGATTTCGACGCAATGATCGGCACCGCTCCGCAATTCCGCGCCGCGTTGGCGCAGGCTGCCAAAGCCGCGCGCGGGCATGGTCATGTGCTGATCGAAGGCGAAACCGGCACCGGCAAAGAAATGCTGATGCGCGCGATGCACGGCGCTTCGCCGCGTGCCAAGGATCCGCTCCGGATTGTCAGCCTTGCCAGCGTACCCCTCGGATCAGTCGATTCGGTTCTGTTCGGACACGAACCCGGCTCCTTTCCCGGTGCTTTCGACCGCCAGATCGGCGCCTTCCAGCATTGCGACGGCGGCACCCTGATCCTCGACGAGATCGACCGTCTGAGCCCCGTTCTACAGCAACGTCTTGCCGAGGCGCTCGACAGCGGAATCATCCGCCCGGTCGGTGCCAGTTACGGTTTCCGAGTGGACGTGCGCCTGCTGGTGACAAGCAATGTCGGGCTCGACCGGATGGTCGCTGCCGGACAGTTCGATGCAGGTCTTGCGGCAAGACTGGCTGCGACCCGGATCGTGCTGCCACCGCTGCGCGACCGCACCGGCGACATTCCGGCGCTGACCCGCCATTTCCTCGCGCGGATCGGCGAGCAACCGGGGCTCAACCACCTCTCTGTCTCGGACAGCGCGCTTGCCCTGCTGGCCGCCTATGACTGGCCGGGCAATGTCCGCCAGCTGCAATCGGTGCTGTTCCGCGCTGCGGTCTATTGCGAGGGCAATTCGCTTACGGCCGACAGTTTCCCGCAGCTGTGCGAAATGCTCGGCGAACAGGGCAGCGTCACCGTGGCGAGCGCGCATGAGGGCGTGGGCGTGATGCTCTACACGCCCGACGGCAACTTGCGCCCGCTCGAAGAAATCGAAGCTGACGTGATCCGCCTCGCCATCGGCCATTATCGCGGGCGGATGACCGAAGTGGCGCGACGCTTGGGGATCGGGCGCTCGACGCTGTATCGCAAGCTGAGCGATCTCGGGATTGATAACGCCGCCTGA